The Macaca fascicularis isolate 582-1 chromosome 14, T2T-MFA8v1.1 genome contains the following window.
ttttgttgattggttgttttttattttgttttggttttggtttttattttactttagtgTTATATTATTTTAAGTCCTGAGATAAATGTGAAGGActtacaggtttgttacataggtaaacatgtgccgtggtggtttgctgccccaCTGTTGTGTCTCTCTCTAAAAATATGTCATAGAACCCTCTGGTCATCTTCTCGTATTTCTTTGGCCAGGGTGATTTTTCCCACTCTCTCATACTTATTCAGCAGTTACGTGAAAGAAGAATAGGAACAACTACAGTTTATTCTAGGCCACTTAGAATCAAATCCAATTTCCAGATCCACATTCAGAAAATGGGAAATTGAATAGGTTAGTATTATGTTACAGACAGCAACTAGGAGCAGAAGGGACTGTGAGTCATCTAGTCAGTAACATCTCCTATAAAGCCGGGAGACTCTCTTTgtgtgagatttttatttttgttacagaaGGAAGAGTTCACTGTGCTTTAATGAACCGTGTCAAGAGAAGAAACTATAGCTGTCACATATCTCCACATGTTCAGAAACTTTTCATCAACCCAGACCCCAAAATGACATGTTGCTCTTTCTTCCTCAGAAACATGAATTCTGAAATCTTGCAGGCCTTCCAGAGGGAACTCACTTGTCCCATCTGCATGAACTACTTCATAGACCCAATCACCATAGACTGTGGGCACAGCTTTTGCAGGCCCTGTTTCTACCTCAACTGGCAAGACATCCCAATTCTTACTCAGTGCTTTGAATGCATAAAGACAACACAGCACAGAAACTTCAAAACTAACATTCGTTTGAAGAAGATGGCTTCCCTTGCCAGAAAAGCCAGTCTCAGGCAATTCCTGAGCTCTGAGGAGCAAATGTGTGGCATTCACAGGGAGACAAAGAAGATGTTCTGTGAAGTGGACAAGAGCCTGCTCTGTTTGCTGTGCTCCAGCTCTCAGGAGCACCGAGACCACAAACACTGTCCCATTGAGTGGGCTGCTGAGGAACACCGGGTAAGTGATGCCTCTGAACATCTACTTCTATAAAGGACACATGAAATTCTTGTGGGTCTACTTTCTTGCAGATTGGATAAAGCCAACTCTGAGTCCCTTTAAGCAGCTCTCTTTTGGGCTTTCTTAGCTTGAAACCTCTGGGATTTGACAAACAAGAAGGGAAACAGAAGAAATGCCATTTACTAGGGACTTATTTGTCTCTCATTCTGGGCCCCCTCCCTATGAAACGGTCTGCATGTTACTTTATTGTCTTCACTGGCGCTTCAATTCATGGCTCTTTTGCAGGAGaaccttttaaagaaaatggagTCTTTATGGGAAAAAGCTTGTGAAAATCACAGAAACCTGAACATGGAAACCACCAGAACCAGATACTGGAAGGTTAGTCCTGTACTACTCTCCCTTCTCCAGGAGCTTATGGTGGGCAAATGGGTGACTCTCAAAATAGGAACTTGATATCAAACCATAATGTTTCTGTgagtcaataaaaaaaaaaaagaaaacattgagaaaaaGTGGCCTCATTTCTTTTGTAGAATAGTATGACTGTTAGATAGGATTTCTAACAAAACCATTGATGTCACCCAAAGCACGCTGGTTTGTTTTCATACAAACCTGTAGCTGTACACCAACAGATACAAGAAACCGGGCCATCTCACAGCATTCTATATGTGCTGGTTGGATAAATGCTGGGCACAAGATTTATTTGGCAGCCATGGAAAGCTCAAGTGAACCTTCTGAACCTGGGTCAGCATTAATCTGAAGGCTGGTGGACAAGTAGTATTTGGAACTGTATGGAAAATTTGAGGCAGAAAAAGTGACAGGAGAAATCTAGGGGAACCATGACATTAGGAATCTCAACTAATTAATATTGAATAATACATAACATATGAGAAAAGTGTTGAGAAATGTGGATTTGTGTCTTGAGGGAGACATATAAACCTGCCAGAAATATGGGATCTAGTCTCTAAATATAAGGAGAACTCTGAGGacttcagaaaaatattaaaaatgattttctctttGTGGATATATACTTTCAGGGTATGATAGCTAATATTAGTTTGCTGAAAAGTATTTCATAAGAACCTAGTCTATGTTGAATATTAAATTAGAAAGTTTACTAGTATAGGAGAAAGAAAGCATCTTCGTCCTCACAAATCGTACAATCCAAACAAGAGAGACAAATGGTCAATATGCAAAAATGTGCAAAACATTATATGTTCGAGTGTGGTAGGTTCTTTGTTGGAGAATAATCAAGCAGAGAAGTAGAAAAGAACAATAGAGACTGGAAACTGGAGATGAGTGTCTGAGttttaaatagggtggtcagAAAAAAGCCTCACTGAAAAATTcaaattgaaacaaaattttaaagaggAGGGGGAACACGAATgtgtatatggatatatatgtggaccatgagtgtgtatatatgtaaatgtatatgtgtttgtgtttgtgtaaaATTCTAGTTGGAGAGAACAGCATATGCAGTAATTTGGAGTTTGTGTATATTCGGAGGCCTGAGGAACCACAAAGAAGTCTATGTTTCAGATTGGGatgagttagaaaaaaaatggaaggaaatgaaTTCAGAGAGACAAAGATGGCCAAATCATAAATGCAACCTTATTGGGATAGGTTTTGCTGGGTGAAATGcatttagctggacatggtagtcTAGGGTCATTTCACATAGAATGAGTTTAAGCAACTCGTTGTGAAtgtcagaaatagaaataattattttctttttagtaactACAGCTCTATACTCCAACTCACAAGCAtgaattgttcttatttttccataaatatgGGTTGGAATAGAGAAATccaagtggtttttttttgttgttgtttttaatttccaactATCTTAGAAAACACATTATCTtgaataaatttaatgtaattgaTCAGAtacaagaagggaaagaaacaaaatttgtgGATTCTAAGAACTGGCAAGACTGAGGTTTAAACTATTGGATGTTTGAGAGACAAAAGGAATCAGTGAGATTTAATAGTAGATGGATAAATACATATCTCTTTTGACTAACCCATTATCACTGCAGGATTATGTGAATTTAAGGCTAGAAGCAATTAGAGCTGAGTATCAGAAGATGCCTGCACTTCaccatgaagaagaaaaacataatttggAGATGCtgaaaaagaaggggaaagataTTTTTCATCAACTTCATTTAAGTAAAGCCAAAATGGCTCATAGGAGGGAGATTTTAAGAGGAATGTATGCAGAGCTGAAGAAAATGTGCCATAAACCAGATGTGGAGCTACTTCAGGTACAAGCTTACAACGTGGTTCAGGTTTTTGAATATTCACATGTATAGGTATTTTCCTCATGGCTGAAATCCATCTCCCTACCTTTATTTCCATGATGTGTTTCCAAAAACACATTTGCATAACTAATGCTACTTTACTGGGAGAATATAGCCCCGCCAAG
Protein-coding sequences here:
- the LOC102116544 gene encoding tripartite motif-containing protein 49D; this translates as MNSEILQAFQRELTCPICMNYFIDPITIDCGHSFCRPCFYLNWQDIPILTQCFECIKTTQHRNFKTNIRLKKMASLARKASLRQFLSSEEQMCGIHRETKKMFCEVDKSLLCLLCSSSQEHRDHKHCPIEWAAEEHRENLLKKMESLWEKACENHRNLNMETTRTRYWKDYVNLRLEAIRAEYQKMPALHHEEEKHNLEMLKKKGKDIFHQLHLSKAKMAHRREILRGMYAELKKMCHKPDVELLQGFGDILHRSESVLLHMPQPLNLELSAGPITGLRDRLNQFRVDITLHHDEANSHIFQYGDLRIICIGCDHQNAPHTTATPTSFLAWGTQTFTSGKYYWEVYVGDSWNWAFGVCNKFWKENNQNDNIYGEEGLFSLACVKNDIQFSLFTTSPLTLQYVPRPTSHVGLFLDCEAGTVSFVDVNQSSLIYTIPNCSFSPLRPIFCCIHL